The following is a genomic window from Trichomycterus rosablanca isolate fTriRos1 chromosome 24, fTriRos1.hap1, whole genome shotgun sequence.
agagctgtttccgtagaatgcgctgccttgaagccagactggtactgaTCGTGGagatcattctgagtaagaaaggcagatagttggttatagacagcacgttcaagaatctttgatagaaaagagaggagtgagacaggtctgtagttgttaatgtctgtagtgtctagtgtaggtttcttaagaaggggaatgacctgagctttcttaaaagcagtagggacaacacctgatgtcagggagttgttgatgatgggtgtgatgaaggggattaggtcctgtgagatgtctttgaggatggtggatggtatagggtcaagtgtgcatgtagtgggattgctagatgagaggagctgtgtaacctcatccatggtgagtggggtgaagctggtgagtgtgttggtgggttgagggtcagttgaaagtgggtcagtcggagagaaggattgattgattttgtcgatcttgtcctgaaagaatgttgaaaagtcagtagcagtgagagaggcagaagggggaggaggaggagggtttagaagagaggaaaagatagcatgaagcttacgtgggtcagcagaaggttgttcaagcttggctttgtaaaaagatgtttttgtagcagtcacgtcagatgagaacctggacagcagatcgtggtaggagtggagatcaacactgagcttagatttcctccactttctctcagctgcccttaattctcttctgttgctgcgcagtgcatctgaaagccaaggagcagggtgagaaggtttacctcgtttgagggtaggaggacagagctgatcgagggatgttgaaagagaagagagtagagtattagttgcagagttgagtggaagggtagcaagaatgtcagggttaggtagtgaagttaggatggtggagatcaacagggaggaagataaagagtgaagattggggcgtgttgtaagggtgaaagtgtggttggaggtaggaagagttgggagacagagagagaaggacacaaagtgatggtcagagacgtggagtggggtgacagtgaggtccagaacagaagttGGACGACTGAAGACAAAGTCCAGAAGATtacctcctttgtgtgtcggagggctgtgattaaagaggaggtcgaaagatgaaagaagaggaagaagacatgaggactgaagtgtagggagattaaagtcaccaagaagagtcagaggagttccatctgaagggaaaaatctcagaagaacatccagctcttctatgaagtctcccaatgagccaggtggtctgtaaatgacaatgatatgaagagtaatcggaaaagtaacagtaatagcatgaaattcaaaagatgaaattttaaggtgagaaacattcacagtagtgaattgccatttcctggtcaggagcaaacctgtacctccacccctaccagatcctctcggtgtatgagagaaggtgtaggcagaggataaggctgctagtgttgctgagttctcggtggtgatccgcgtctcagtcagtgccaggaagtcagggctgtgagaaagtgcaaaagctgagataaagtcagctttctggacggctgattgacagttccagaccccacctaccaccactgtttgagactgttgcaacagttgggggtagatgaggttgctggcgttgctgttcctataatgtgccctctgatgtctgcagggtctgtgagatataagcacaggaatgtttgagtagcacatgctgagaaaaaaagtttgatagattgaacaatgtcagagactgatagtacttacccaagttagtttagattagtagaaaaaaaacctagtgatagagaagaccagctttaattttatactaagcttagccctgcccctcaattcacacctaaGCCTCTAACAACAGGTCTAACAACAGTCACCTGAtaccactttaaccaatcagcaaaacacagattaatgcatcaacagactatcttttaacaatagttaaatgctacttcaattctagcaatgttaataatcaaagttacaaagacagggtctagaacaagttacagcaaaaaatatacactttaaccagaagcttaccttacccaagaatacaaatgaacaccaTAAAGTTACAagcacattttatcagctccacttaccatttagaagcactttgtagttctacaactactgactgtagtccatctgtttatctgcttgctttgttagccccctttcatgctgttcttcaatggtcaggactctcccaggactactacagataggtattatttgggtggtggatcattctcagcactgcagtgacatggacatggtggtggtgtgttattgtgtgttgtgctggtatgagtggataagacacagcaatgccgatggacttgttaaacacctcactgtcactgctggactaagaataatccaccaaccaaaaatatatccagccagcagcgccccgtggccagcgtcctgtgaccactgatgaaggtctagaagatgaccaacagaTGATCAGTGTCAACATATGGAGGCCACTCTCATCATAATACAAATGTCCCCCACAgcaaatgtgtatatatagagaATATAGAGTTAAATAGTTTTTGTCAAGATTTCCAGACAAGCTGATTTAGAATAACCACATATGCTGTCATTTAGCCACGTAGCCCTGAGGAGAACTAGCAGTATTGATGAGACAGGACCGGTGGTCTGGCACTTGGCGCTGTGCCTTTTGCTAGGTTGGATACTGATTGCTGCAGCTCTCTTCAAAGGCATCAAGTCTTCTGGGAAAGTAAGTGTTTGTACAAGGTGagacattttttaaacaattcagTTAACATCAGTAACACATTAACCTGATGTATAGACATTGGAATTTGACATGCTAAAAGATTCCAATGCACTGTTGCAAATGTTTGATGGAATTAGATTGAGTTACGGGTGTAAATATTTACCATAATGCCTTTGCAATGTGTTTACCTTCAGGTTGTCTATTTTACGGCATTGTTTCCTTATGTCGTCCTGGTGATCCTGCTAATCCGTGGAGTTACTCTAGAGGGTGCAAGAAATGGAATCGAATACTACATAGGATCCAAGTCTAACCTCACAAAATTGGCAGAGGCTGAGGCAAGTCCAAAAAACTCATTGTCACATTACGCCAATTCAACtgtatcagctccgcttaccatatagaagcactttgtagttctacaattactgactgtagtccatctgtttctctacataaatttttagcctgctttcaccctgttcttcaatggtcaggacccccacaggaccaccacagagcaggtattatttagatggtggatcattctcagcactgcagtgacatggtggtggtgtgttggtatgagtggatcagacacagcagcgctgctggagtttttaaatacgtgtccactcaccgttttactgctgtttaagttggtcaacttttagaccttcatcagtggtcacaggacgctgcctacggggcactgttggctggatgtttttggttggtggactattctcagtccagcagtgacagtgatgtgttttaaaactccaaaaacagcgctgctgtgtctgatccactcataccagcacaacacacactaacacaccaccaccatgtcagtgtcactgcagcgctgagaattatccaccaaaaaataatacctactctgtggtggtcctggaagaatCCTGatttttgaagaacagcataaaagggggctaacaaagcatgcagagaaacagatggactacagtcagtaattgtagaacttcaaagtgcttctatatggtaggcggagctaataaaatggacagtgagtgtagaaacaaggaggtggttttaatgttatggctgatagtgtgtatttttggtggttcttgaattACATCTGAGCATAAGGTGAGAGTCGTAGCCTTGTTGTTGTCAATCATAATCATTAGTGATGAATTTTAAGGTCGTGCACCAAGGTCAAATATTGTAGAACTGTGTACAAGTTGCCGCATGTATTTTTACCCAGTAATTGtgttatgttttaaaaataactgaaataacTCAATTTTGTTACAATAATGCAGGTTTGGAAGGATGCAGCTACTCAGATATTCTTCTCCCTATCTATTGCTTGGGGTGGCTTAATGACACTGTCTTCCTACAACAAGTTTTCCAACAACTGCTTTAAAGACTCCATCATTGTCTGCATCACAAACTGCTCCACAAGCATCTTTGCTGGCTTTGCCATATTCTCCATCCTCGGACACATGGCACATGTCTATGGGAAACCAGTTTCAGAGGTTGCAGAAGCTGGTaaggtttttttctttcctcaCAATATAGTTCTTTCTTGATGTCTGAAAAAAGGTTTAGAGAGTTTAGAGCTAGAGTTTAGAGCTTTAGAGAGTATTCACTTTCAAACGATTTTCACACAGATGTCACAAAATCATATGGCCAAAACTCCTGACCTTGATTTTGTTGAGCAAAGTGCAAAGTTTTCTGACCTAAACATCATTGAAAATGACGCCCATAAATATCTCACAATTAGAAACATTCCTAAAGAAAGAatgacatcctattccaaaatcatggatATTAATGTGAAGGTATCACTATAACATCCTCCAGTCTTCTGTTGGTACTGAACTCTCAATTAATATCCAGTATTTTTACACATGCCATGTGATCATATTGTTCAGGCCTAACAAGCTTGCTTTATGTAGTAAGCTCTACTAAATCTACCAGAAAATTATTGTGTACTACGTCTacttttaaaaagctattgctgCATATTTGTTGAATAATTTTTTAAGtccaaaaataatgtaaatctaATTTTACAACCTTTGCAACAACTAGATCACAACCACATCTACGCCTTTTCCCACTATTAACAAAACACATATTAGAATTCCATCCCTACAAGACAGAAACTTGTAGAATCCCTGCAGCTAAACTTCCCTGGTGAAAAAAAAGTAGACTTAAGTATACTAATATTTAATATGCTATAGTGCACTATAGTGTATTGTTGTCACACTAATGATCAATGCACTTAAAGAGTGCTAAAATGGAacaactatttttgtacttattatactttaattgtacaaaaataatacaaaagcttgTCTTTAATTGTTTTAAGTGTACTAAATTGGGACTATTCTTAAGCATATTTAATTTAACTTAAGTATACTacagcatgtgtatttaactaaatattttacatacacttaatgtgaaattaaagcacatttaatcAGTATTCAAAGTGCACTTgaagtacattaaaaatatttttaaaaatagctttaaatatatttactttagaGTAAAAATATACTTCCACTTCCTGTCTTTCTAGACCCGATTCTTTAAAGTGCATAGCAATATATTTATCAGCTACGCACTGGTCTCTGTTTTTCGTTTTTTTGGCTTGTAGGAACCATTAATCAGCAGGTTATTAAATCTGATTTAATTAATAAGTCAATTTGATCAGTAATACTAAAGCTatgttaaataaactgtttagcATTTTTGTGAGCTCTAGTCACTTAAAAATACACttgaaatgtatattttaacttTCATCAGTTTCTTATCATCACAAGAGTCATGGGGGTGCTAAAGTTTAACCCAGAGCTCATTAGGTGAAACGCATGGAGACACCTAATAAGTTGTATAATTTTGATGGAGACATTAGTCCAGTGGTATTAATCCATAGAGACTGATATGGTATATTTGTCTGTTCTGTTTTAAGGTTTTGGATTGGCTTTCATTGCTTACCCCGATGCCATTTCCAAACTGCCTGCACCTCCAGTGTgggcttttttgtttttcttcatgCTGCTACTTCTTGGTCTGGACTCCCAGTTTGGTGGAATAGGTAGGCTTGCTAAGCCTGGAGCACATACATCCAGGATTTCCAAATATGTGAGAAAATTGTTGAAATGTTCTcaaaaaaccacctccttgtttctacactcactgtccattgtatcagctcaatttaccatatagaagcactttgtagttctacaattactgactgcagtccatctgtttctctgcatgctttgttagccccctttcattctgttcttcaatggttaggactctcccaggaccactacagagtagatattatttgggtggtggatcattctcagcactgcagtgacactgacatggtggtggtgttagtgtgtgttgtgctggtatgagtggataagacacagcagcgctgctggagtttttaaacacttcattgtcactgctggactgagaatagttcaccaaccaaaaacatccagccaacagcgccccgtgggcagcgtcctgtgtccactgatgaaggtctagaagatgagcggctcaaacagcagcaatggatgagcaatcatctctgagtttacatctacaagggggaccaactaggtaggagtgtctaacagagtggacagtgagtggacacggtatttaaaaactccagcagcgctgctgtgtctgatccactcataccagcacaacacaccaccaccatgtcattgtcactgcagtgctgagaatgaccaaccacctaaataatacctgctctgtgatggtcttgtgggggtcctaaccattgaaaaacagagtaaaagcaggctaaaaaaatatgtagagaaacagatggactacagtcagtaattgtagaactacaaagtgctcctctatggtaaatggagctgataaaatggacagtgagtgtagaaacaaggaggtggttttaatgttataatatataacactttatatttatacactccTGGGATTGGccatcacacaatggaaactatatggtcagatgaataaGGGAAAAATAGACACTTACTTTGTAagtggaccatccagactgtaatCAGCAAGTGgctttaaatttaaaacagtCTTAATTAATCTTAGTCTTAAAATAATTTAGTAAATGTACctcttattttaaattattgagCTCTATCATTTTGCATTACACTACCTCTTACCAAGCAATTTCTAGATGGTTCAGGTGCAGTTTGTAAACcagaattattttgtatttgataCTGGTGGGTGTTGAAAGCCAGTGAAGCTGGTAGAGGACAGGAGTGATGTGGACAGACTGCTTGGTAGATTTGTGGACTCTGGATGCTGAGTTTTAAACAAGCTGAATAGATTCTTATAAATAGGGTCCgactaaattcatgggaaaatgtgccTAATTTCATGGActatatttaaagaaaataccAGATTTCATTAGAATTCGAattattaaagaaaagtgccgtcattaaataacacgcataaatgatagaataaatagaagcgaCAATATACAGAACAGCCTACCTTAAGGGTTGAATGTAAACTAGAACATCAAggttttaaatacaaaaatacttgacatcttgaacattttgACCATCGTGTGCATAGCAATATCTCGGTGGGTTCGCATGTGACTGTGTAGGCCAATCCTGGATATGCACACTCGGGAGCattttggggattccataatcaatgttaaagtgtgcttctctactcacgtgatcatctctctgtagtctgtgctgcgccttaAAACAAAAAGTATTATGTTCCCATAATAATATTTAAGGCAATTAAGGGCAATAAGCTGTTTATTTCTTTGAATTGTTCATTTTTATCTGTGGtaactatgttttttttttttattattacatttgccTGGCAGAGGTTATTACGACATGTCTCCAGGATGCCTACCCAAGTTTGTTAAAGTCGAAACGAAGCATCTTAACCGTTTTCATCTGCGCCATTCTGTTTCTGCTTGGCTTGCCATGTGTCACTGGAGTAAGTCAATTTCAAGCTATGTAATTAATAGTGTAATGTTCTATATacactgcatggccaaaagtatgaggacactcCTCAGATTAGTaggtttggctgttgttccTTCATTCATTATCAACAAGCAATGCAGTCTACATAATCCAGTGTAACTGTGATTTAGTTTTAGACTTTAATGATTTGAAGTGTTTGGCTCTTTGTTGACATTGGTACCCTcagatggactggcaacctgtctggggtgtttcctgactTTTGCCCAATAAAACAGATCCACTGTCATGctaaccagaataaagcagtggtaaacagacaattaattatcaaataaatgttattattgtgtttatttttatatttaactaagcaagctttaaaaagtacaaccTGAAACTCTGGTCTGCAAAGCGAACACTATGCACCAAttctatacacatacacagccAAATTCACTTAAAAGAGGAGGTGGTCATGTTCGAGGATGTTCCTGTATTCTACAAGCTTCTTATTGTCAGGCATCTCTTTGTCTTTGCTGCTGAGAAGCACCTTCATACCATGATGCATGGGTCTCCCATTTATGCACTGGAGATTTGAAGTTCTTTTAGAGCAGCCTTTGAGATCTTTCCTACCATCCTGACCAAGGCTCTTTTTGCCAGGCTGCCAAAATTTGGCTGGATGGTCAACCCAAGGAAGGTTCAAGGCTGTTTTTGGACTTCCAAAATCTTAAGAATCTCATAAGGACATTAAAGAAACCCCTCTCCTACTGCAAAAGATGTACAAGATGACCTGATGAGAAGAACAACCAAAGACTTCATGGCCAAACTCCACAACGCATaccactcttgaccaagaagcacatACAGGTTGACTTGGAATACACCAGAGAAAATTTGGCTTGACACATTGACAAGGAGTGACAAACCAAAACTGAAACTGTTTGGCAGCATGACCAGAAGAACACTATAACCATAATCCAGCATTAATATGGTCAGTGATTATTTGGgcatgtttttctgctgcaggaactgacaatcttgactgtgtgactggcatcatggactCACAGAATTACCAAGGCATTTTGAAGAGGAATGTTATTCTATCTATGGTGAAATTGATCCTTGGTAATAAGTGGaatttccagcaagacaatgatcccaagcacacttccaaagtcaaccaaagcttggtatAGAATATCCTTTCATAAATTGGTTCCAGAGAAGAAAAAGCTTAATACTGTACTTATGTACACACTGACAGTTTAGAGAATTGAGCTCTTTGGACTAAAAATAATGGTTTGGCACACCAGAGCTCACATCTCAAACTCATGACTAGGCAAGCTGCATGCCTACACAGATAATGGTTGGCTTGTCTGTTGGGTTGGATGCCGAAGGGAATTCCACATAACTGATGGAATTACAACcgctgctggctgactgatggcagcTTCATGGAAATGGGGAATAATGGGGATTAGTGCGTGGCTATCCAAACAAGAtataatgcaggtgaaaaaacgTGGCCAGCTACTGTACACTCTCcttggtcagcagtggaggcaaaatgcaatcaggttattagatacaactagattgggaggaaaattggggggaaatgggtaaaaaaaatagtttgCCTCACCAGTGACCAACCTCACCATTGACCTCACCTTCATCCAAACATGTTTGGAATTAATCACTGAATTTGAGTGTGCAACTACTTTCAGTCATGTACTAAATACATTCAAATGATCACACTTTAAAACAAATGTTATGTTTTAGTttcattttaaactattttttttattcttttaaaggCAGGAGTATACTGGGTGAATCTGATCGACACTTTTTGTGCTGGATGGATTCTTCTGGTCGCTGGATTGTTAGAAGTTGTTGGTCTAGCCTGGATATATGGTCAGTATATGAATTTTGACATATTTATAAAATAGTCTGTCTTAGAACTTTCTCTGTCACTGTcctacagtatttaaaaacgttttttttgttgttttttttaggaGGACACCGGTTTATCAAGGACATTGAAATGATGATTGGAAGCAGGTCTTTCTGTTTCTGGTTATGGTGGAAGGCTTGCTGGTTTTTTATTACTCCTGTTGTTCTGCTTGTAAGTACTGACGTCAATAGACTAACATCtaaaatttttaaatgtatacttTATTTTAAGTAGAAACTCCATTTGATAGTTAAGTGGGTAGAGCTCTGGACTATCATTCGAGATGTTGTGGGTTGAAATtccctgaccctgcgctcttacCTTAGCATACAAACAAGCTAAAAATAACACACTAAAAATAAAGGCAATCATTAAtttagtaaaatataataaaacatatatatatatatatatatatatatatatatatatatatatatatacagtatatatgtatatatatatatatatatatatatatatatataaaaatatatatattcgaGATTACTTTACGATactgaaaatgaccatattcgtTATATCGAGTATGCCTAGGATACAGAGGTtaccatttaaaaacatttaaaacagcacaaaagcaCTGGAataagggagctgtgctcttatctgcaGTAAAAAATCATTTGTTTGCACTATATTTCATTATGGTGTGATGGGTTGCGGTGCTGCTATTTACTTGTTTACTGTGAGCATTTTtttatcaaatattgaactttttcgtgatttttttgatgctcatttatcTGAAGTTAAGTAGCAGTGGCCTGCCACTGTACTTTGATGCATGCAACATActcaaaaaatgttgggactgGGCAAAATAAGCATGGaaagttaataaaatattactctGTTTTGCATTTCTCAGGTGAACTGGCAGCAGGTAGGGGGTTTATTAGTGGACATTAAAGTCTCATCCACTAATGGCTTAGTCTGGGCTATTTGTGAGAGAATTGTCGATCAGTTTAAAAATGGCATTTGCAAGATTGTAattaatttaggtctttcacagTCCGTTGAACAGCCCCCTGACTGCATTGCATGAAAAAGTTACAGCTTACCTTTGGGAAAACATGTTAAAACCTctgtgccaaagacaaaaatgaccatccagaccatcagcaaaaggttttttttattctattttatgatCTATATAAGTAATACAATATGTaatactagggatgcatcgataccattttttcccaaccgagtacgagtacaagtacatgtatttttgtactcgccgataccgatacctattatgaatgatgcaatctggagcagtatagaatagtgtagtttttagtgtaaaatagtgcagtggaacagttgcttgggttgccatcactaattgtacaaaaaaaaaaaacaccgcacagacatcattgagaaagcttctgacaagctaacgttaacgttcattaataaacgcacgtaattaacgttgtgcacatcatacatgcgatgcgattctgctgattgaaatatttactttaaaaggataataaagtcggatcccatctgagccgattctatcagcacatacagtacattcgtggttcacctcggtaaatcgtaaacgactctgagtcggctcccgctctgtggtaataaccagtatattTAAGcatgagctttataatgtaagcgagtcacacaaaatgttctgtagtatttggtgtttatttacaaccgcatcattcattataacagtaaacacggagagatgactgagaaaagaaactttttaagctgcgcttaaaatgagtcgactcctgaatcacttgtatcgacactgtgaacagagtattaaagacacacacatgtcctataacagcggttgctgcttttgtaaccggttatcttcgctgttagctctattttgaagttttttttttttttcaaacggaactaaataacattaaacgtgcatgtgagcgtggtcagtgagaataattcaatctgtctcccgtgggcgaaaaatgaattgttttagttttagaagtaaaaaaatctcgcaatgtcACGCAACAATGTCACGCAATGTCACGCAacgtgcctagtgcacgttgctgcgttaacgcagggattttcaacctgtggggcggcagtgcttgtctgggggggcgcgagtgcccccccccccccccttcccggtcaggcactcgcgccccccccagacaagcactgccgccccacaggttgaaaatccctgcgttaacgcagcaacgtgcactaggcacaaggtatcggactaataatacccgatactagtatcggtactcatgcatctctatgTAATACAATATGTAAttttatatatagtataatatactaccaccccaaatcagaaaaagttgggacagaatgaaaaatgcaaataaaataaaaatgcagtgttccttacatttacttttacatgtacaaacttttatttgattgcagacggtttgaacctgagatatttcatgttttgtctgatcaacttcatttcatttgttaatatacctccattcctgcatttcaggcctgcaacacattctaaaaaaatctGAGACAAGGCTttttaggactagtaatgaggtgaaaaaacaaaataatgatgtgattccaaacaggtgatgtcaacaagtgattgtaatcatggtttggtacaaaagcagcatccaggaatggcttagtctttgatgagcaaagatcagagagatcagaggatctccagtttctcaacaaatgcgtgagaaaattattgaaatgattaaaaacaatgaacctcaaagaaagattggaagggatttgcatatttctccctctacagtgcataatatcattaaacgattcaaggaatcaggaggaatttcagtgtgcaaaggccaagggcgcaagcttaagctgaacgcccatgatcttcgatccctcagatggcactgcatcaagacccgccactcaacaatagctgatataaccacatgggtgaggaattactttacaagcactacaatacagagttacatgcacaattcCACTTGAAACTTTACTGTgccaaaaagaagccttatgttaaccatgtccataagcggcgtcgacttctctgggcttggaggcatccaggatggaccatcgcacagtggaaacatgtattgtggtcagatgaatcagcattccaggtctttttttggaagcaattgacgctgtgtgctccgttatcagcaacaagtccaaaagccagggtctgtcatggtatggggctgtgtcagtgcccttggcaaaagtcatttacacttctgtgatggcagcattaatgcagaaaagtacattgagatcttagagcaacatatgctgccctcaagacgtcatcttttccagggacgttcatgcatttttcaagagggtacaggtactggactggcctgcctgcagtcctgacctgtccacaatagagaatgtgtggaaaattttGAGATGAAAAACATTAATTCACTTGGTATCCTTAGTGCCCAAACGTATTTTAAGTGTGAtaaaaaaggaatggcaacattacaaagtggtaaatgctttactgtcccaactttttttggaatgtgtttgaggcctgaaatgcaggaatggatgtttattaataaatgaaataaagttaaacagacaaaacatgaaatatctcaggttcatcctgtctgcaatcaaataaaagtcaaagtaaatgtaagaaacttggGTATGTGTCCTTGGGTACGCTATATAAATTGaattcattgttattattattgtaatggtTAAACACAAATATTTAGAATTGTGATTGCATTTTTATCAGATCTGTTCATTTTCAAgctattatacagtattataaagaataaa
Proteins encoded in this region:
- the slc6a14 gene encoding sodium- and chloride-dependent neutral and basic amino acid transporter B(0+); this encodes MRKYGLNKITDLVFKNSVTPDKVRNTFSHVNSKDENAERGNWSSKKEYLLSMIGYAVGLGNVWRFPYLTYKHGGGAFLIPYVLMLAVAGLPLFFLESSFGQFCSQGPINTWRAVPILQGVGITMMLVSTFVSIYYNVIIAYSLYYLFASLRRTLPWSSCTSWSDCNSTTWDLCSKSYNLTSNATNISQVVDGNLNCSDFSVNVQSQSFSEQYWDHVALRRTSSIDETGPVVWHLALCLLLGWILIAAALFKGIKSSGKVVYFTALFPYVVLVILLIRGVTLEGARNGIEYYIGSKSNLTKLAEAEVWKDAATQIFFSLSIAWGGLMTLSSYNKFSNNCFKDSIIVCITNCSTSIFAGFAIFSILGHMAHVYGKPVSEVAEAGFGLAFIAYPDAISKLPAPPVWAFLFFFMLLLLGLDSQFGGIEVITTCLQDAYPSLLKSKRSILTVFICAILFLLGLPCVTGAGVYWVNLIDTFCAGWILLVAGLLEVVGLAWIYGGHRFIKDIEMMIGSRSFCFWLWWKACWFFITPVVLLVIFVWSVYTFKAPTYGSVEYPQWSIALGWCMTAFCLIWIPLVAIGKMAQARGSLWQRFKSACSPTEDWGPYLECHRTDRYCRQMNDPNVFVITNENTTRM